A genome region from Naumovozyma castellii chromosome 5, complete genome includes the following:
- the COA4 gene encoding Coa4p (ancestral locus Anc_7.311), whose protein sequence is MSPTTKEKEEQSRYYKEALEEFKEAQRENEQEDESPDEWDQRITDTGCYVENLALQLCHAETNDWRQCFKEMEFFRQCWDSKGNNERVNTVDRPKQVVQDELNK, encoded by the coding sequence ATGAGTCCCACTACTAAGGAGAAAGAAGAGCAATCGCGCTACTACAAGGAAGCCCTCGAGGAGTTCAAAGAGGCACAGAGAGAAAACGAACAAGAGGATGAAAGTCCCGACGAGTGGGATCAAAGAATCACTGATACAGGTTGTTATGTAGAGAATCTGGCTTTACAACTGTGCCATGCGGAGACAAATGATTGGAGACaatgtttcaaagaaatggaattcTTTAGACAATGCTGGGATTCCAAGGGGAATAATGAAAGAGTTAATACAGTGGATAGACCTAAACAAGTGGTACAAGATGAATTAAACAAATAG
- the CPR6 gene encoding peptidylprolyl isomerase CPR6 (ancestral locus Anc_7.313), producing MARPKTYFDISIDGKPKGRIVFELYNDVVPKTTENFLQLCKGDSGMCKSDPSIPLSYRGSIFHRVIPDFMLQFGDFTKFNGTGGESIYGEKFEDENFTLKHDKPFLLSMANAGPNTNGSQAFITTVPTPHLDGKHVVFGEVIQGKRLVKLIELQQCDQETNRPMLDVKIDDCGVLPDDYVVPENAEETPMDEFGDNYEDPLKLDTRINIDDFTSVMTALQFVKNIGTEQFKKQNFKVALSKYQKCDKFLKEYLPTDLPKEQTDQVNNMKVSIPLNIAICALKLKEYQIAMTAASEVLYAEAADDKAKAKALYRRGLAHYYVNDTDMAMTDLELATTFQRNDPAILKAIKDTKLKRKEQAEKQKKSLSKMFS from the coding sequence ATGGCAAGACCAAAGACTTATTTTGATATCTCAATTGATGGCAAACCAAAGGGACGTATTGTATTTGAACTATACAATGATGTAGTCCCCAAGACTACAGaaaatttccttcaattaTGTAAGGGAGACTCTGGAATGTGCAAATCTGACCCTTCCATCCCTCTTTCCTACCGTGGTTCCATATTCCATAGAGTCATCCCTGATTTTATGCTTCAATTTGGGGATTTCACTAAATTTAATGGTACTGGTGGTGAATCCATCTACGGTGAGAAATTcgaagatgaaaatttcaCTTTAAAGCATGATAAACCTTTCCTATTATCCATGGCTAATGCAGGTCCCAATACTAATGGATCCCAAGCATTTATCACCACCGTGCCAACTCCACATTTAGATGGTAAGCATGTCGTCTTTGGAGAAGTCATCCAGGGTAAAAGACTAgtgaaattgattgaattgCAACAATGTGATCAAGAAACCAACCGTCCCATGTTGGACGTGAAGATTGACGATTGTGGTGTCCTCCCTGATGATTACGTGGTTCCTGAAAATGCAGAAGAGACTCCAATGGATGAATTCGGTGACAATTATGAAGATCCTTTAAAATTAGATACGAGAATTAATATAGATGATTTCACTTCAGTGATGACCGCATTGCAATTTGTGAAGAATATTGGTACAGAACAATTTAAAAAGCAGAATTTTAAAGTGGCTTTATccaaatatcaaaaatgtgataaattcttgaaagaatatttacCTACTGATTTGCCAAAGGAACAAACTGATCAAGTCAACAACATGAAAGTGTCCATCCCATTAAACATTGCCATTTGTgctttgaaattgaaagaatacCAGATTGCTATGACTGCAGCCTCTGAAGTACTATATGCGGAAGCAGCAGACGATAAGGCAAAGGCAAAGGCATTATACCGTCGTGGGTTGGCACATTATTATGTCAATGATACGGATATGGCCATGACTGATTTAGAGTTGGCAACAACTTTCCAGAGAAATGATCCTGCCATCTTGAAGGCTATCAAAGACACgaaattgaagaggaaagagCAAGCTGAAAAGCAGAAAAAATCACTCTCCAAGATGTTTTCTTAG
- the CRD1 gene encoding cardiolipin synthase (ancestral locus Anc_7.316): MNSLCLRTSLLIRPTTLRSVFCRHSPAQLLSYRFLSTTHCLRTTPPSKKTITKNNESQISSDVFTIPNVITMSRIATTPLVGYFILSNNLIPAMGLFAYSCITDFLDGYIARKYYLKSVAGSILDPIADKLLMITTTIALSLPPGPQLVPPLIATLILGRDVLLGISGVVIRYVSMCKKYTKEKVTWSSYWNFFKYPTVLVTPTRISKWNTFLQMIYLGLGVGILLMEPYKKTGKSHDGWTTLKEQARRAFNFMGYVVTVTTIWSGTSYLFGKNAITLILK, translated from the coding sequence ATGAATTCCCTTTGTTTACGGACTTCATTACTTATAAGACCTACAACACTCCGATCTGTGTTTTGCAGACACTCACCAGCTCAGTTACTATCTTATAGATTTCTTTCAACAACCCATTGTCTACGGACAACTCCTCCATCTAAAAAGACAATCACtaagaataatgaatcCCAAATTTCTTCAGATGTCTTCACTATACCGAATGTCATTACGATGTCACGAATTGCAACAACGCCCCTTGTAGGCTATTTCATTCTTTCCAACAATCTGATCCCTGCAATGGGACTCTTTGCATACTCATGTATAACAGATTTTCTTGACGGATACATTGccagaaaatattatttgaaatctgtTGCTGGATCCATATTGGATCCTATTGCcgataaattattgatgataacGACAACCATCGCACTATCACTTCCACCGGGACCACAATTGGTGCCACCTTTGATTGCTACTTTAATCCTGGGTAGGGATGTACTGTTGGGAATCAGTGGTGTTGTCATAAGATACGTATCGATGTGCAAGAAATACACTAAAGAGAAAGTGACTTGGAGTTCCTATTggaattttttcaaatatccAACTGTATTAGTGACACCAACTagaatttccaaatggaaCACTTTCTTacaaatgatttatttggGATTGGGTGTTGGTATTCTGTTAATGGAACCGTATAAGAAAACCGGGAAATCACATGATGGATGGACTACATTAAAGGAACAAGCACGTAGAGCGTTTAACTTTATGGGTTATGTGGTCACTGTGACAACAATATGGAGTGGTACATCATATTTATTTGGTAAGAATGCCATAACATTGATCctaaaataa